The following proteins are encoded in a genomic region of Gossypium hirsutum isolate 1008001.06 chromosome D05, Gossypium_hirsutum_v2.1, whole genome shotgun sequence:
- the LOC121217118 gene encoding pollen-specific leucine-rich repeat extensin-like protein 1 — protein MEIIEEKVPKPKLVEKKPKEVPKGETVEKKVPKSKLVEKKEPEEIPKLEGVEKKLPKPKLIENKEPKELPKVETDEEKVPKPKLVEKQKPDEAPKEERVEEKAPKSKLVEKKELGEIPKVESIKKKVWKPKLIEKKEPEDTPKKGSVEENVPKSRLVETKEPEEEPKGESIEEKVPKLKLVEKKEPGKATKEESLEEKVPKPKLVENKELEEVPKEKTVERKIQSTDEIDQSQAEACKEVGNQTSFEKEPEESESKKEEEIGAKIEKEETKEVENAIHGEPENAEEEVMQTEPEEPEVEAVEETHKVKETPPEKIPEQKVASAAQQASSEPEIMEPEISELEPPLTEVAANKELQEKEPPDEIHKVEEVEEEPWAEETEDTAGQATQQSELPSLPPIQDEDKRIRDEDHQAEDLNSEQSLMEPGPDQEPKEDDTEQQLEDESDKQELDQENETEGTEDEIGEETDEEEYGITTSPEIDTDKDKGPIEGPAMEEKPKKTKLQKPLMFAGSAFLVSLIVIVIKLLKARKR, from the coding sequence ATGGAGATTATAGAGGAAAAGGTACCAAAACCAAAGTTGGTTGAGAAGAAACCTAAAGAGGTACCCAAGGGGGAGACTGTTGAGAAAAAAGTACCAAAATCAAAGTTGGTTGAGAAAAAGGAACCTGAAGAGATACCCAAGCTGGAGGGTGTTGAAAAGAAATTACCGAAACCAAAGTTGATTGAGAATAAGGAACCTAAAGAGTTACCCAAGGTGGAGACCGATGAGGAAAAGGTACCAAAACCAAAGTTGGTTGAGAAGCAGAAACCTGATGAGGCACCCAAGGAGGAGAGGGTTGAGGAAAAAGCACCAAAATCAAAGTTGGTTGAGAAGAAGGAACTTGGAGAGATACCTAAGGTGGAGAGTATTAAGAAGAAGGTATGGAAACCAAAGTTGATCGAGAAGAAGGAACCTGAAGACACACCCAAGAAGGGGAGTGTTGAGGAAAATGTACCAAAATCAAGGCTGGTTGAAACTAAGGAACCTGAAGAGGAACCCAAAGGGGAGAGTATTGAGGAAAAGGTACCAAAACTAAAGTTGGTTGAGAAGAAGGAACCTGGAAAGGCAACCAAAGAGGAAAGTCTTGAGGAAAAGGTACCAAAACCAAAGTTGGTTGAAAATAAGGAACTTGAAGAGGTACCTAAGGAGAAGACTGTCGAGAGAAAGATTCAAAGTACTGATGAAATTGATCAATCGCAAGCTGAAGCTTGTAAAGAGGTTGGGAACCAAACTAGTTTTGAGAAAGAACCAGAGGAATCTGAGTctaaaaaagaggaagaaattgGAGCGAAGATTGAGAAGGAAGAAACAAAGGAAGTGGAAAATGCAATTCATGGCGAACCTGAAAATGCTGAAGAAGAGGTAATGCAAACAGAACCTGAAGAACCCGAGGTTGAAGCAGTGGAGGAAACTCATAAGGTTAAGGAAACACCACCAGAAAAAATCCCTGAACAGAAGGTCGCATCAGCTGCTCAACAAGCATCTTCAGAACCAGAAATAATGGAGCCTGAGATAAGTGAACTTGAACCACCGTTGACAGAGGTGGCAGCAAACAAAGAACTCCAAGAAAAGGAACCTCCTGATGAGATTCATAAGGTTGAAGAAGTAGAGGAAGAGCCATGGGCAGAAGAAACAGAGGATACAGCAGGTCAAGCAACTCAACAATCAGAGTTACCAAGTTTACCACCAATTCAAGATGAAGATAAAAGAATTAGAGATGAGGATCATCAAGCAGAAGATTTAAATTCTGAACAATCTTTAATGGAACCTGGACCTGATCAAGAGCCAAAGGAAGATGACACTGAGCAGCAACTTGAAGATGAATCAGATAAACAAGAATTAGATCAGGAAAATGAAACTGAGGGTACGGAGGATGAAATTGGAGAAGAAACCGATGAGGAAGAATATGGAATTACGACATCTCCTGAAATAGACACTGACAAAGATAAAGGTCCAATCGAGGGACCAGCTATGGAGGAGAAGCCCAAAAAGACTAAACTGCAGAAACCCTTAATGTTTGCAGGATCAGCATTTCTTGTCTCACTCATTGTGATagtcattaaattacttaaagcaagaaaaagatga
- the LOC107914104 gene encoding titin-like, producing the protein MVSTQMMAELKKLEEITKEESVEQKVPKPQLLEAEEEKVPQLILVENKKPEELPKEESVEQKLPKPKLVKAEAEKVPKLMLAEKKKPKEVPKEESVEQKVPKPKLVDAEAEKVPKLMLSEQKKPKEVTEESIQQKMPKPKLVEKEAEPEKVPKQMMAAKKKLEEVPKEESVEQKVPKPKLVEKKEPKEVPKVESVEEKVPKPKLVEKKKLEEAPKGESVEEEVANLVEKKKLEEVPKVESVEKKAPKPKLIEKKEPEDTPKVEIVEEKVPKPELVEKKAPEKVPKEAEAEAEAEKVPKLKLAEKKKHEEVQMEENIEQKVPKPKLVEDEAEKVPKLMLAEKKKPEEVTKDESVEQKVPKQKLVEKEAEVAAEDDKVPKLKLAEKKKHEDVQVEENVEQKVPKPKLVEAEAEKVPKLTLAEKKKPEEVTKEESVEQKAPKQKLVEKEAEVEAEDEKVPKLAEKKKPEEVQEETIEQKGPKPKLVNAEAEAEKVPKLTLAEKKKPEEVTKEESIEQKVPKPNLVEKEAEAEKVPKQMMAELKKLEEITKEESVEQKVPKPQLLEAEEEKVPQLILVENKKPEELPKEESVEQKLPKPKLVKAEAEKVPKLMLAEKKKPKEVPKEESVEQKVPKPKLVDAEAEKVPKLMLSEQKKPKEVTEESIQQKMPKPKLVEKEAEPEKVPKQMMAAKKKLEEVPKEESVEQKVPKPKLVEKKEPKEVPKVESVEEKVPKPKLVEKKKLEEAPKGRVLRKKQQSWLKRKNLKRYPRWRVLRRRHQNQS; encoded by the coding sequence atggtgtcaacacagaTGATGGCTGAACTGAAGAAACTTGAAGAGATAACCAAGGAGGAAAGTGTTGAGCAAAAGGTGCCAAAACCACAGTTGCTCGAAGCTGAAGAAGAGAAGGTACCACAATTGATATTGGTTGAAAATAAGAAACCTGAAGAGTTACCCAAGGAGGAAAGTGTTGAGCAAAAGTTGCCAAAACCAAAGTTGGTCAAAGCTGAAGCTGAGAAGGTGCCAAAACTGATGTTGGCAGAAAAGAAGAAACCTAAAGAGGTACCCAAGGAGGAAAGTGTTGAGCAAAAGGTGCCAAAACCAAAGTTGGTCGATGCTGAAGCTGAGAAAGTACCAAAACTGATGTTGTCTGAACAGAAGAAACCTAAAGAGGTAACCGAGGAAAGCATTCAGCAAAAGATGCCCAAACCAAAGTTGGTCGAAAAGGAGGCTGAACCTGAGAAGGTGCCAAAACAGATGATGGCTGCAAAGAAGAAACTTGAAGAGGTACCCAAGGAGGAAAGTGTTGAGCAAAAGGTGCCAAAACCAAAGTTGGTTGAGAAGAAGGAACCTAAAGAGGTACCCAAGGTGGAGAGTGTTGAGGAAAAGGTACCAAAACCAAAGTTGGTAGAGAAGAAGAAACTTGAAGAGGCACCCAAGGGGGAGAGTGTTGAGGAAGAAGTAGCAAATTTGGTTGAAAAGAAAAAACTTGAAGAGGTACCCAAGGTGGAGAGTGTTGAGAAGAAGGCACCAAAACCAAAGTTGATCGAGAAAAAGGAACCTGAAGACACAcccaaggtggagattgttgaggAAAAGGTACCAAAACCAGAGTTGGTTGAGAAGAAGGCACCTGAAAAGGTACCCAAGGAGGCTGAAGCTGAAGCTGAAGCTGAGAAGGTACCAAAACTGAAATTGGCTGAAAAGAAGAAACATGAAGAGGTACAGATGGAGGAAAACATTGAGCAAAAGGTGCCAAAACCAAAGTTGGTAGAAGATGAAGCTGAGAAAGTACCAAAACTGATGTTGGCTGAAAAGAAGAAACCTGAAGAGGTAACCAAGGACGAAAGTGTTGAGCAAAAGGTGCCAAAACAGAAGTTGGTCGAAAAGGAGGCTGAAGTCGCAGCTGAAGATGACAAGGTACCAAAACTGAAATTGGCTGAAAAGAAGAAACATGAAGACGTACAGGTGGAGGAAAACGTTGAGCAAAAGGTGCCAAAACCAAAGTTGGTAGAAGCTGAAGCTGAGAAAGTACCAAAACTGACGTTGGCTGAAAAGAAGAAACCTGAAGAGGTAACCAAGGAGGAAAGTGTTGAGCAAAAGGCGCCAAAACAAAAGTTGGTTGAAAAGGAGGCTGAAGTTGAAGCAGAAGATGAGAAGGTACCAAAACTAGCCGAAAAGAAGAAACCTGAAGAGGTACAGGAGGAAACCATTGAGCAAAAGGGGCCAAAACCAAAGCTGGTCAATGCTGAAGCTGAAGCTGAGAAGGTACCAAAACTGACGTTGGCTGAAAAGAAGAAACCTGAAGAGGTAACCAAGGAGGAAAGCATTGAGCAAAAGGTGCCCAAACCAAATTTGGTCGAAAAGGAGGCTGAAGCTGAGAAGGTACCAAAACAGATGATGGCTGAACTGAAGAAACTTGAAGAGATAACCAAGGAGGAAAGTGTTGAGCAAAAGGTGCCAAAACCACAGTTGCTCGAAGCTGAAGAAGAGAAGGTACCACAATTGATATTGGTTGAAAATAAGAAACCTGAAGAGTTACCCAAGGAGGAAAGTGTTGAGCAAAAGTTGCCAAAACCAAAGTTGGTCAAAGCTGAAGCTGAGAAGGTGCCAAAACTGATGTTGGCAGAAAAGAAGAAACCTAAAGAGGTACCCAAGGAGGAAAGTGTTGAGCAAAAGGTGCCAAAACCAAAGTTGGTCGATGCTGAAGCTGAGAAAGTACCAAAACTGATGTTGTCTGAACAGAAGAAACCTAAAGAGGTAACCGAGGAAAGCATTCAGCAAAAGATGCCCAAACCAAAGTTGGTCGAAAAGGAGGCTGAACCTGAGAAGGTGCCAAAACAGATGATGGCTGCAAAGAAGAAACTTGAAGAGGTACCCAAGGAGGAAAGTGTTGAGCAAAAGGTGCCAAAACCAAAGTTGGTTGAGAAGAAGGAACCTAAAGAGGTACCCAAGGTGGAGAGTGTTGAGGAAAAGGTACCAAAACCAAAGTTGGTAGAGAAGAAGAAACTTGAAGAGGCACCCAAGGGGAGAGTGTTGAGGAAAAAGCAGCAAAGTTGGTTGAAAAGAAAAAACTTGAAGAGGTACCCAAGGTGGAGAGTGTTGAGAAGAAGGCACCAAAACCAAAGTTGA
- the LOC121217119 gene encoding uncharacterized protein, producing the protein MALSKMGLKNVIGVELIESLPLVSRANPHNLPFFDGAFDVAFTGHLMAALYPLRNAEEMERTVRNGGVCVVVVDECGEEEVKEIVRLFRRSRLLSSSDVTLNGRRVEAELKKALKFVENLEIPQILT; encoded by the exons ATGGCTCTATCCAAAATGGGTCTTAAGAATGTTATAGGTGTTGAACTGATAGAATCCTTGCCTTTGGTTAGCAGGGCCAATCCCCATAATCTTCCCTTCTTTGATGGGGCTTTTGATGTTGCCTTCACTGGTCATTTGATGGCGGCCTTGTATCCCTTGCGGAATGCAGAGGAGATGGAGAGGACTGTCAGAAATGGTGGAGTGTGTGTGGTGGTTGTGGATGAATGTGGTGAGGAGGAGGTCAAGGAGATTGTTAGGTTGTTTAGGAGGTCTCGGCTGCTCAGCTCTTCTGATGTTACCTTGAATGGAAGGAGA GTAGAAGCAGAACTGAAAAAAGCCTTGAAATTTGTTGAGAATCTTGAGATACCTCAGATACTTACATAG